Below is a window of Rhodopseudomonas sp. P2A-2r DNA.
TTAGATGACCCTTGGATTCCCATCATGACGGCCAAACCGCCCCTGAAAATCGTGCTTTGTTCCCCCGCGGCTTCTGCGCCGGCGTGGTCCGGGCCATCGATACCGTCGAGCGGGCGCTGGCGATCCATGGCGCGCCGGTCTATGTCCGGCACGAAATCGTCCATAACAAATATGTGGTCGACAGCCTGCGCACCAAGGGCGCGATTTTCGTCGAGGAACTGGCCGAAATCCCCGACAATACCAGTGCACCGGTGGTATTTTCCGCCCATGGCGTGCCGAAATCGGTGCCGGCGGACGCCAAACAGCGCAATTTCTTCTCCCTCGACGCCACCTGTCCGCTGGTCACCAAGGTGCACCGCGAGGCGGCGATCCATTTCAAGCGCGGCCGCGAGATCCTGCTGATCGGGCATTCGCACCATCCGGAAGTGGTCGGAACCCTCGGCCAGCTGCCCGCCGGCGCGGTAATGCTGATCGAGACCGCCCAGGATGCCGCCACCTTCACCCCGAAGGACCCCAACAACCTCGCTTTCGTGACCCAGACCACGCTGTCGATCGACGACACCGCGGAAATCGTCGCCATGCTCAAGCAGCGCTTCCCGACCATCAACGGGCCGCACAAGGAAGACATCTGCTACGCCACCACCAACCGCCAGCTCGCGGTCAAGAAGGTGGCGCCGGTGGTCGATGCGCTGATCGTGGTCGGCGCGCCGAACTCGTCGAATTCGCAGCGTCTGCGCGAGGTCGCCGAGCGCGAGGGCTGCAAGGTCTCGGTGCTGGCACAGCGCGCGAGCGATCTCGACTGGTCGATGTTCGACGGCATCAAGAGCCTCGGCATCACCGCAGGCGCCTCGGCGCCGGAGGTGATCGTCGAGGAGATCATGGGCGCCTTTGCCGAGCGCTACGAACTGCATGTGGAGACGGTGTCGGCCGCGGAAGAAAACGAGTTCTTCCCGCTGCCGCGCTCATTGCGCCCCGACGCCGCTTAAGCGCATGGCGGTTTACACCGACGTCGCCGCCGACGAGCTCGCGGCGTATCTGGCGCGTTACGACATCGGCGAGCTCATGTCCTACAAGGGCATCGCCGAGGGCGTCGAGAACACCAACTTCCTGCTGCACACCAGCAAGGGCTCGTTCATCCTCACGCTCTATGAAAAGCGCGTGGCAAAGGACGACCTGCCGTTCTTTCTCGCTCTGATGAGCCATCTGGCGTCGCGCGGCATAAGCTGCCCGCAGCCGGTCAAGATGCGCGACGGCACCATGCTCGGCACGCTGGCCGGCCGTCCCGCCGCCATCATCGATTTTCTCGAAGGCGTCTGGCCGCGCAAGCCGAATGTCGCGCAGTGCGCGGGGATCGGCGAAGGCCTGGCGAAGCTGCATCTGGCCGGCCAGGATTTCACCATGCCGCGCGCCAATGCGCTGTCTGTGTCGGGCTGGCGGCCGCTGTTCAATGCGGCGGCGCCACGCGCCGACGAGGTCCAGCACGGCCTGCGCGACTTGATCGCCACCGAGCTGGACTATCTGGAAAGCGGGGTCTGGCCGAAGGATCTGCCCGAAGGCGTCATCCACGCCGATCTGTTCAACGACAACGCCTTCTTCCTCGGCGACCAATTGTCGGGGATCATCGACTTCACCTTCGCCTGCAACGACATGCTGGCTTACGACGTTGCGATCTGCCTCAACGCCTGGTGCTTCGAGGCCGATCATTCCTTCAACGTCACCAAGGCGCGGGCGTTTCTGTCCGCCTATGAGAAGGTTCGAAAACTGTCGGATGCCGAGCAGGGTGCATTGCCGCTGCTGGCGCGCGGCGCGTCGCTGCGCTTCCTGCTGACCCGCCTGGTCGACTTCCTCAATGTGCCCGCCGGCGCTTTGGTGCGTCCGAAAGACCCGCTGGAATACGTCCGCAAGCTGCGGTTTCATCAGGCCGTGCGCTGCATGGCCGATTACGGCGTCGAAGCCTAGGGATTGCCCACGTGACTGCTCTCACTCCCGTCATCATTCACACCGACGGCGCCTGCTCCGGCAATCCCGGTCCCGGCGGCTGGGGCGCGATCCTGAAATTCGGCGAGGTCGAGAAGGAATTGAAGGGCGGCGAGCCGCACACCACCAACAACCGCATGGAGCTGATGGCCGCGATCTCGGCGCTGGAGGCGCTGAAGAAGCCGTGCACCGTCGATCTGCACACCGACAGCCAGTACCTGCGCAACGGCATCATGAGCTGGATCCACGGCTGGAAGAAAAACGGCTGGAAGACCGCCGACAGGAAGCCGGTGAAGAATGTCGACCTGTGGCAGCGCCTCGACGCCGCGCTGCATACCCACACCGTGCGCTGGCACTGGGTCAAGGGCCACGCCGGCCACGCCGAGAACGAACGCGCCGATCAGCTGTCGCGCGATGGTCTGGCGGAGAATAGAAACAGGAAGTAGCGAGGGCGCTGCTCTCGCGCTCAACATACCCACAATTGTCATCACCCGCGAATGCGGGTGATCCAGTAGCCTCAGACCTTGGTGCTTGTCACCGGCCTCCCGGAATACTGGGTCGCCCGGTCCAGGCGCGCAATTGCGCGCCAGGCCGGGCGATGACAGTAGTGTTTGTTGCGAGGCCGCCTCAGCTCAAAGCTGTTCGAGCAGCGTATCGCCGCCTGAGACTTCGACCTTGCCGGCGTTCGGCTCGAGGTTGAGCTTGGTGACGACGCCGTCTTCGACCAGCATCGAGTAGCGCTTGGAGCGGATGCCGAGGCCGAAGCCCGAGCCGTCCATTTCCAGGCCGATGGCCTTGGCGAAATCGGCATTGCCGTCGGCGAGGAAGATCGCCTCGTCGCGCAGGTCGGTGTCCTTCTTCCAGGCGTTCATCACGAAGGCATCGTTGACGGAGACAATCCCGATGGTGTCGACGCCCTTGTCCTTCATCGCATAGGCGTTGAGGAAGATGCTCGGCAGATGCATCTTGTGGCAGGTGCCGGTATAGGCGCCGGGCACGGCGAACAGGGCGACCTTCTTGCCCTTGAACACGTCGTCGGTGGTTTTCTCGACGGGACCTTCCGCGGTCATCACGCGAAACTTCGCCTCGGGCAGCTTGTCGCCAACTTTGATGGTCATCGCAGATCTCTCCTGAAGGATGGGTGGGTGTGTTTAGACCGGCTGCATGACGCGCACAATATTCGGCGCACGCAAGCGGAGGCCGCCCCACGGGCGTTCCCCGGATGCTGCGCAACGCGGCGCGATTGCGCCGTGGTGCGCTGCTGATCCGGGGTCCCGGTGGCGATCCAAAGAATCTGGGTCCCGGATCTGCGCAGCAGCGTTGTCGGCGATGCTTTCGCATCGCCTGCGCTGCAGCGCGTCCGGGACAAGATTCCGAGTTACGCCGCCGCCTGCTTCTTTTCGTCGCGCAACTCGCGGCGCAGGATCTTGCCGACGTTGGTCTTGGGCAGCGCGTCGCGGAATTCGATCTGCTTCGGCACCTTGTAGTTGGTGAGCTCCGTATGACAGAACTTGATGATGTCTGCTGCGGTCAGGTTCGGGTCCTTCTTCACCACGAAGGCCTTGACGGCTTCGGTGGTGCGCTCGTCGGGAACGCCGACCACCGCGCATTCCAGCACCCCGGGATGGCTGGCGATGACGTCCTCGACCTCGTTCGGGTAGACGTTGAAGCCGGAGACCAGGATCATATCCTTTTTGCGGTCCACGATCTTGGTGTAGCCGTCCGCCGTCATGATGCCGATGTCGCCGGTGCGGAAGAAGCCATCGGCAGTCATGACCTTTGCAGTCTCGTCCGGCCGGTTCCAGTAACCCGACATGATCTGCGGTCCCTTGGCGCAGATCTCGCCCGGCGACCCGAGCGGCACCTCGTTGCCGTCGTCGTCGCGGATCGAAATCCAGGTCGAGGGCACCGGCACGCCGATGCTGCCATTGAACTCTTCGACGTCGGCGGGATTGCAGGTCAGGGTCGGCGCCGTCTCCGACAGGCCGTAGCCTTCCGCGATCGAACAGCCGGTGACCTTCAGCCACTTCTCAGCCACCGCCTTCTGCACAGCCATGCCGCCGCCGTTGGAAATCTTCAGCTTGGAGAAGTCGACCTGGTCGAAGCCCGGCGTGTGCAGCAGACCGTTGAACAACGTGTTGACCGCCGGGAAGCTGTTGATCTGATACTTCAGCAGCTCCTTGACGAAGCCGGGCATGTCGCGCGGATTGGGGATCAACAGGTTGACGCCGCCGGCACGCATCGCCAGCAGGAAGCAGGCCGTCAGCGCGAAGATATGATACAGTGGCAGCGCGCAGACGATGAACAGCTGGTCGACATGGGGCGGCTTGCGCAGCGCCGGCTGCAGCCAGGCATCGTTCTGCAGTACGTTGGCAAGGATGTTGCGGTGGAGCAGCGTGGCGCCCTTGGAAAGGCCGGTGGTGCCGCCGGTATATTGCAGGAAGGCGACGTCGTCGGGACCGATCGCCGGCTTGGCGAACGTCATGCCGCGGCCGGCTGACAGCGCGTCGTTGAACGGCACCGCGCCGGGCAGCGACCAGGCCGGCACCATCTTCTTCACCTTGCGCACGACAAGATTGACGATCAGGCCCTTGAAGCCGAGCATGTCGCCCATGCTGCCGACGATGACATGCTTCACCGCAGTCCTGGCAATGACCTTTTGCACCGTGGCGGCAAAGTTCTCCAGGACGATGATCGCCTCGGCGCCGGAGTCCTTCAACTGGTGTTCGAGTTCGCGGGGCGTGTAGAGCGGATTGACGTTCACCACCGCATAGCCGGCGCGCAGCACCGCGGCGGTGGCTACCGGATATTGCAGCACGTTGGGCATCATCAGCGCGATCCGCGCACCCTTGGCCAGTCCCTTGCTCTGCAGGTAGGCGCCCAGCGCCACCGACATCTCGTCCAGCTCCCGATAGGTGATGGACTTGTCCATGCAGATGAACGCCTTGCGGTCGCGGAATTTCGCAAAGCTCTCTTCCAGCAGCGCGACCAGCGACGGATATTGCGTCACGTCGATATCCGCGGGGACGCCCGCCGGATACTGCTTGAGCCAGATGCGCTCCATCGTATTTCCCCTCGATGCATTATTTCGGGGAAGTATTGGGCATACGCCGCCTCAAAGGCAAGGCGCGTCGCAGCAATGGATGGCGGTGAGGAGGGCTACGAGCGCGGCGACGTCGCGGCGGCGGGCTTGGCCTCGCCGGTGGTGGCTTTCGGCGCCGGCTTGGCGGCCGACTTGGGCTTGGCCGCCGCTGCTGCTGCCGGTTTGGCAGCGCCCGCTGCGGGCTTGGCTGCCGTGGGCTTCGGCGCGTCGGGCTTGGCGGTGTCGAGCTTGACGCTGACCCGCTTGGCGGGCTTCGCATCCGGCTTGGCTTCGGCAGTCGCCGCCGGCTTGGTGTCCTTGGCGTCGGCCGCGGCGTCCGGCTTCTTTCCGGCGACCCGCTTCTTGCCTGCCTTCGGCTTCGGCGTCTGCTTGGCCTCTTCCACGGCATTGGCGGCGATCAGCTCGGCGCCGGTCTTTTTCGGGCCGGTATAGACGATGACCGGCTCCGACGGGGCAGGGGCGGCGGCGATCATGTCGACCGGGCGCAGCGTCGGCGGCTGCAGGCCGGCGCTGAAGAAGGTCAGGCTGGGGCTCTCGCCGGAGCTGTCGCTGGCCACGTTTTCGTCCTCGTCGCTGGCCGGGCGCTTGCGCTTGGGTCCGCACATTTCGTCGCGCAGGTTCGGCGGGGCGGCGTCGATCGGCGCCAGATTGTCGACGGTGCCCATGGCCGGGCGCAGCCAGGTCAGCGAATTGCTGGCAAAGCCGCGTTCCAGCAGCTGGGCGGCGCGCACCGCGCGCATCTGACCGGAGGACGCGCCCAGCACCACGGCGATCAGGCGCTTGCCGTTGCGCGTGGCGGTGGCCACCAGATTGTAGCCGGACGCACAGATGAAGCCGGTCTTCATGCCGTCGGCGCCCGGGAAGCGGCCGATCAGCCGGTTGAAGTTCTGCGTCACCCTGCGGCCGAAACGGATCGACGGGATGTGCACGAAATACTCGTATTCCGGCAGGTCGTGGATGATGGCGCGGGCCAGGATGGCCAGATCGCGGGCCGAGGTGACCTGTCCGTCGGCCGGCAGGCCATTGGGATTGACGTAATGGGTCTGGGTCATGCCGAGCTTCTGCGCGGTAGCGTTCATTTGCTCGGAGAAGCCATCGATCGAGCCGCCGACGCCCTCGGCCAGCACCACGGCCATGTCGTTGGCCGACTTCACCAGCATCATCTTCAGCGCATTATCGATGGTCAGCTGGGTGCCGGGCCTGAGGCCCATCTTGGAGGGCGACTGCGCCGCCGCGGTCGGCGAGACCGACACCAGCGTGTCCAGCGACAGCCGTCCGTCCTTGACCGCCTTCAGCGTCACATAGGCGGTCATCAGCTTGGTGACGGAGGCCGGATACCACGGATAGGTGGCGTTTTCCGCCTGCAGCACCTTGCCGGTATCGACCTCGACCACCAGCAGCGCCTCGGCTTGAGCGGTGCGGGGGCGAGCGGCGCCAGCGAAAGCGCGGCGGCGACCATGATCCACTTCAGCGGCAGGCGAGGGGCGAACAAAAACTGCACTATCCGATTCCGGTCCTTTGCGACCAGCGCGCGGCGCCGGGCGCAGCGCGCTGAAATCCTGGAAATTGACGTTCAGGCCGCCAGGCAGGCGGGCCATCAATCGGCTGCGGTGGGGCCAAACCTATACCGGCTGACAGCGTCGGAACAGTGGCCGGTGACGCTAAATCGGCGATGAAGGCGGCTAAATTTCGACGTGTCCCGGTGCCGCGGCCATGGCCGGGCCTGCTTCGGGAAGGTTCAGGCTCGCGCGGGCATTCTCCTGCACCATGAATTGCGCCGTCGCCAGCGCCGCGAAATGGCCGCCCTGCGCCACCAGTTCGTCGAACGTTCCGCTTTCGATCACCCGGCCGCCCTCGAATACGAGAATGCGCGTGGCGTTGCGGATGGTCGACAGCCGGTGCGCGATCACGAAGGTGGTGCGGCCCTTCATCACTTCATCGAGAGCGACGTTGACCTTGGCTTCGGTGACCGCGTCGAGTGCGCTGGTGGCTTCGTCGAGGATCAGGATCGGCGGATCCTTCAGCAGCGCGCGGGCGATCGACAGCCGCTGCCGCTCGCCGCCGGACAGCATGCGCCCGCGCTCGCCGGCATTGGTCTCGAAGCCGCGTTCGCTGCGCTCGATGAAATCCAGCGCCTGGGCGCGGCGTGCGGCCGTGCGCATCTCCTCCTCGGTGGCATCCGGCTTGCCGACGCGCAGGTTGTCGGCGATCGAGCGGTTGAACAGCAGCGCCTCCTGGAACACCACGCCGATGTTGCGCCGCAGCCCCGCCAGGGTCAGGCCCCGCACGTCCATGCCGTCGATCTTGATGACGCCGGATTGCGGATCGAAAGCCCGATGCAGCAACGCGATCGCCGTCGACTTGCCGGCCCCGGTGGCGCCGACCAGCGCGATGGTCTGCCCCGGCAGCGCGGTGAAGGACAGGTCGGCGATCGCCGGCCGCTTGCCGTCATAGGAAAACGATACGTTGTTGAATTCGACGAGGCCCTGCAGGCGGCCGGGATCGATGGCGTCGATGCGGTCGCGCACCGCCGGCACGGCGTCCAGCACGTTGAAGAATTCCTGCAGCCGCGGCGCTTCCATGAACACGCTGTTGATGAAGCTGACCACCTGCTCGAGCTTCTGGATCAGCATGGTGGCGAAGGAGACGAACATCACGATCTCGCCGACCGTGGTGAGGCCCTGCTGATGCAGCGCGATGCCCACGGTGAAGATCGCCAGCACGGTGATGGTGGTGGAGGCGCGCGTCATCACCGTGACCAGCGCCCACCACGACAGCACCGGCATCTGCACCGCCAGCAACTGGCTGGCGACGCTGCGCAGGCTCTGCACCTCGGCGTCGACGCGGACGAAGCTCTGTACCAGTGCGACATTGCCCAGCGCATCGGAAGCGCGCGCAGAGAGGTCGCTGTAGTGGCCCTCGACCTCGCTCTGCAGCCCGTAGGTCTTGCGCACCACCAGCGTGGTCAGCACCGTGAAGACGACGCACAGGATGAACAGCAGGGTCGCCAGCCGCCAGTTGATGTACAGCGACAGCGGCAGCAGCACGATCAGCGACACGATGGAGGCGAAGTGCTCGCGGAAGAAGCCGAGCCACAGCCGCCACAGGGCGTCGGTGCCCTGCAGCATCACCTTCATCAGCCGGCCGGAATGGGTGCCGGTGTGATAGGTGAGCGGCAGCTGCATGATGTGCTCGAAATAGTCGGTCAGCACCGCCTGACGCTGGCGATGCGCCAGCCGGTCGGCGTTCAGCGCGACGATGGCGCCGCAGCCGATGGTGAACAGGCCGAAGCCCACCCAGGCGGCCAGCAGCGGCCATGGCGAGCCGACCCTGGTTTCCAGCGCGCCGGTGGACAGGTTACCCGACAGCACGTCGATGATGCGGCCGAACAAGACCGGCTCGGCGAATTGCGCCGCGGCCAGCAGCAGGTTGGCGCCAGCCAGGATCCAGCCGAGCCGCGTCTCCTTGCCCAGCAGTTGCAGCACGCGGGTGTAAAGTCGGATCATGGAGGGGAGGCCTGCCAGGGAGCTCAGGGACTGACGATTGGACTTGCGGTAGGCTGCCACAGGTTTGCCGCAACGCCGCCACAAGCCATTCTAGGCAAGGTCGACGGCGGAATACAGCGGCTCGCGCCAGTTGTTCAGTCGATCTTGCGCCCCGCCGGGTCCGGCAAGAAGGTGCCGTCGAAAATATCGGCGACTGACGGCCGTTTGCGGAAGCTGAAATCCTCCGCGATCTCGCCGAGCGATGCCTCGAAGCGGGCGGGATCGAGCCCGCCGAGCCCGTCGCGCTTGACGTCGTCGGTCAGGATGTTGTCGTGCATCACGATGCGCAGCCGTTCGCGTTCGAGCTCGCGCGACCCGCCGTCCATCTGGGCGATGACGTCATCGATCGCCTGCGCCGGCTGGCTGATGGCGAGCCGCATGCCGGCGGTCACCGCGCGCAGGAAGCTGCGCACCGCCTCCGGCCGGTCCGCAGCAAATTTCGGATTGACGATCACCACCGTGCCGTAGGCCACGGAGCCGTAATCGGCATAGCGAAATACCGCAAGATCGTCGGCCGGCACGCCGCGGTTACGCAGATTGACCGCCGACAGATAGGAAAATCCGGTCACGGCATCGAGCTGGCCTGCAGACAGCATGGGCTCGCGCACCGCGGGGCTGATCTTCTCCTGCTTGACGTTGGCCAGCTTGATGCCGTTGCGCCGCGCCAGTGCCGGCCATAGCCGGATCGCGAGATCGCCGTCGGCGACGCCGATGGTCTTGCCGTCGAGGCTGCTCAGCGCCGAGACGCCGCGGCTGTGTCGCGCCACGATGGCGTAGGGCGCCTTGTTGAGGAATACGAAGACTGCCTTCACCGGGGCCGCATCGGCGCCGTCGCGGTAGCGGATCAGGGCATTGAGATCGGCCAGCGCCAGATCGCTGGCGCCCGAGGCGATGCGGGTGATGGTGTCGCGCGTGCCGCTGGCGACGTTGGTTGAGACGTTCAGCCCTTCGGCACGAAACAGGCCGCGCGTGCTCGCCATGACGAACGGCGCAGCCACCGCATCGATGGCGCGATCAAGTGAAAACTGAACCGCGACGGGAGGCCGGGCTTCGTCGGCATGTGTCGCAGGGATAGCGGCAAGGCTCAATGTGCTGAGCCAGAAAGCCAGAAGCCGCCGTGAGAATATCGTCGCAAGACTACGCATTGAGGCACTAACACCAAGTCGGAGGGCGACAGTTGCCATTCCGGCATGTTGGATTGATGACCGCGGCTGCGGCATCTTGCCCTCATCATCCTGCGCGATCAAACGTGAACGTCAGGTGAGCGCCTTTATTCCGCCACCGATCGTTCAGCTCCGGTTCGGCTTCGGGAACTCATAGTGACCCAAGTGGTTAGTGATCGAGGCCCGCAGGGCCAGACGACCACGGAGGACATTTAGATGTTCACTCGTACGGGATTGTTTCATTCCAAAGGCCGCGCTGCCATTTTGGCTACTGTTGCGGCTGTGGCTATTTCGGCAGTGGCGCCGACGGCTGTGATGGCCGCACCGGCTGCCGATGGCGCGTACAGCCATGCGGCATCGACCTCGACCGATTTCAGTTCGGCGCGCCGTCGTCACTATCGCCGTGGCGGTGGTAATGCCGCCGGGCTGGCTGCGTTCGGTGCCATTGTCGGTACCATCGGCGCGATCGCCGCCTCGCAAAATCGCCGCGACTATTACTATGATCGCGGCCCGGCCTACTATGGCGGCCACGGATACTACGGCGGCGGCCCCGGTTATTACGGCGGAGGGCCGGCCTATTACGGTGGCGGCCCGGGCTATTACGGCGGTTATTGACGCTTAACAGCAGCGTTCCGACCAATTCCGCATTGGAACAGGCAATCGCCGGTCGTGTGAGCGGCCGGCGATTGTCGTGAGATCTGGCGGTTCATCCGCATTAACCCGCTAACCACGGTTTGCAGCTAGCCTGCTGTCATGAGTGATTCGCTGGATCGTCTTTACCGGGCAGTGATCGCAGCCAAGGATCTCGATCCTGCCACGTCGCGAACCGCGCGCCTGTTCCAGCGCGGCCCCGCCAGGATGGCCAAGAAGCTGGCCGAAGAGGCCATCGAGGTCGTGATCGACGCGGTCAATGACAGGCCGGACGCTGTAATCCGCGAAAGCGCCGAATTGCTTTACAATCTCACCGTGCTCTGGGCCTCCGTGGGCGTGAAGCCTGGCCAGATCTGGGCCGAGATGGACCGGCGAGACCGGATGTTCGGAATCGCCGAAAAGCTTCCCAAACCTCCCAAACGCCCCCGGCAGGTCGACGCCCAGCCCTCAGGGCGACGAATTGTCACGCTCGAAGGCGCGCGACGACGAAAGCTCGCCTGACATTTCATCGCCGCACGGCATGGACAAATCCACGCCACGGTGGTTCATCGCGCCATGCTCAGACGTATCTATGATTGGTGCATCGACGCCGCCCACAAGCCCTATGCAATCTGGTTGATGGGGGCCGTGTCGTTCGCGGAAAGTTCGTTCTTTCCAATACCGCCGGACGTGATGCTGATTCCGATGTCGCTGGCGCGACCGGAGCGGGCCTGGCTCTATGCCCTGGTCTGCACGGTCACGTCGGTGGCCGGCGGCATTGTCGGATATCTGATCGGCGCCCTGCTTTATGACTCGGTCGGCCATTGGCTGATTCAGCTGTATGGCTATGGCGACAAGGTCGAGGCGTTCCGGGCCGGCTACGCCGAGTATGGGGCCTGGATCATCCTGCTGAAGGGCTTGACGCCGATTCCCTTCAAGCTCGTCACAATCACGTCGGGCTTTGCCAATTATAACATCTGGATGTTCATCGGGTTGTCGTTTATCGCCCGCGGCGGCCGGTTCTTCCTGGTGGCCATCCTGCTCAACCGCTATGGCGTCTGGATCCGCGAAAACATCGAGAAGCGTCTGGGCCTGTGGGTGGCGCTTGCCGCCGGTGTGCTGGTGCTCGGCTTCATTATCGCTTTCCGCCTGCTCTGATCCGCGACGCTTTCCCCGCAGCAACGCTCGGGGTACGTTTCGCGTCATGTCTGACTCGATCAATGCGTTCGCGCGCCATCGCAGTTTCACGATCGCCGTCCTGGTGGCGCTCATGATCGCCGCGATGGATGGCGCCCGGGCGCAGGCGCCAGCTCCATCTCCGCCAATCAAGTCGGTGATTATCCAGGTCGCGCCCGCGCCTGCCGCCGCGCCCGCTCCGGCTCCGGATCAGGCCGCGCCCGTCGTACAGGCGCCACCGGCTGCCTCGGTGCCGGCTGAGGCCGTGCCTGAAACGCGCGACAATCCCGGTCTCATGAATGAGCTGGGAAAGTTGTTCAAGGCGCCGACATGGACACTGCCGGCGATGCCGTCGCTTCCCGCCCTTCCGTCTTTGAACAATTTCGGTCAATCCAGCGACGGATTGCCCCAGCTGACCACGGTGGTCAAAGGACGCGTGGTCTGTCCGGTGTCGGCCAATGGCGCGCCGGATTGCAAGGCAGCCTCCGACAAGCTCTGCCAGGGCAAGGGGTTCAACGAGGGCAAAAGCCTCGACACCGACTCCGCCCAGAGTTGCTCGCGAAAGTCTTTTATGACCGGCAACAAGGCCGACGACGTCTGCAAGACTGAAAGCTACGTCACCCGCGCGCTCTGCCAGTAAACGGGTATGGGGTCGGCGAATTTCCGCGACCGCGCGATTGCTTTCCTGCCTTGGGTTCTGGCATCGTCCGCCGGCCCAACGGGCAGGCGCCGAAGGAAATTCCGTTTCGCGCAAAATAAAAACAAGACGAGGAAGCTCCATGTCCATGCCTGCTTTGTTCAAGAATCGCCTGTCGATTCCGGTGATCGGTGCGCCGCTGTTCATCATTTCGGTGCCGGCGCTGGTGATCGCGCAGTGCAAGGCTGGCATCGTCGGCTCATTTCCGGCGCTGAATGCGCGACCGCCGGAATTGCTCGACGAGTGGCTGAGCCAGATCAAGGAAGAGCTTGCCGCCCATGACAAGGCGCATCCGGAGCGTCTGTCGGCCCCCTTCGCGGTGAACCAGATCGTGCATAAATCCAATAACCGGCTCGAGCACGATCTGGCCGTCTGCGAGAAGCACAAGGTGCCGATGATGATCACATCGCTCGGCGCCCGCGAGGAGCTGAACCAGGCCGCGCATGGCTGGGGCTGCATCGTGTTTCACGACGTGATCAATCAGCGCTTCGCACACAAGGCGGTAGAGAAGGGCGCCGACGGCCTCATCCTGGTGTCGGCCGGCGCCGGCGGCCATGCCGGCGAAATCTCGCCGCTTGCTTTTGTCGCTGAGACGCGGCAGTGGTTCGACGGGCCCGTCGCGTTGTCGGGCGCGATCGCCAACGGCCGCGCGATCCGCGCTGCACGTGTTCTCGGTGCAGATTTCGCCTATATCGGCTCGGCCTTCATCGCCACCACCGAAGCCAACGCCGTGCCGGGTTACAAGGACATGATCGCTGCCTCGGCTGCCGAGGACATCGTCTACTCGAACCTGTTTACCGGCATTCACGGCAACTACCTGAAGCCCTCCATCGTCGCTGCCGGCATGGACCCCGACAATCTTCCGGAATCCGATGCCACCAAGATGAATTTCGGCACCGACAGCAACGGCGAGCGCCCCAAGCCGAAGGCGTGGAAGGAAATCTGGGGCAGCGGCCAGGGCATCGGCAGCGTCGGCAAGGTGGTGCCGGTGGCGGAATTGATCGCGCGTTTCAAGAAGGAATATGACGAAGCGATCGATCCGCCGCTGTAGAGCCCGGGTCCCCAAGGCGGCGCGGCATGCCTCGGGCCGCTCCGCGGAGCCTGCACGAGACTTGAGAGATTCGCTTGATG
It encodes the following:
- a CDS encoding ABC transporter substrate-binding protein; protein product: MRSLATIFSRRLLAFWLSTLSLAAIPATHADEARPPVAVQFSLDRAIDAVAAPFVMASTRGLFRAEGLNVSTNVASGTRDTITRIASGASDLALADLNALIRYRDGADAAPVKAVFVFLNKAPYAIVARHSRGVSALSSLDGKTIGVADGDLAIRLWPALARRNGIKLANVKQEKISPAVREPMLSAGQLDAVTGFSYLSAVNLRNRGVPADDLAVFRYADYGSVAYGTVVIVNPKFAADRPEAVRSFLRAVTAGMRLAISQPAQAIDDVIAQMDGGSRELERERLRIVMHDNILTDDVKRDGLGGLDPARFEASLGEIAEDFSFRKRPSVADIFDGTFLPDPAGRKID
- a CDS encoding YqaA family protein; the protein is MLRRIYDWCIDAAHKPYAIWLMGAVSFAESSFFPIPPDVMLIPMSLARPERAWLYALVCTVTSVAGGIVGYLIGALLYDSVGHWLIQLYGYGDKVEAFRAGYAEYGAWIILLKGLTPIPFKLVTITSGFANYNIWMFIGLSFIARGGRFFLVAILLNRYGVWIRENIEKRLGLWVALAAGVLVLGFIIAFRLL
- a CDS encoding NAD(P)H-dependent flavin oxidoreductase, producing the protein MSMPALFKNRLSIPVIGAPLFIISVPALVIAQCKAGIVGSFPALNARPPELLDEWLSQIKEELAAHDKAHPERLSAPFAVNQIVHKSNNRLEHDLAVCEKHKVPMMITSLGAREELNQAAHGWGCIVFHDVINQRFAHKAVEKGADGLILVSAGAGGHAGEISPLAFVAETRQWFDGPVALSGAIANGRAIRAARVLGADFAYIGSAFIATTEANAVPGYKDMIAASAAEDIVYSNLFTGIHGNYLKPSIVAAGMDPDNLPESDATKMNFGTDSNGERPKPKAWKEIWGSGQGIGSVGKVVPVAELIARFKKEYDEAIDPPL
- the hisE gene encoding phosphoribosyl-ATP diphosphatase; translated protein: MSDSLDRLYRAVIAAKDLDPATSRTARLFQRGPARMAKKLAEEAIEVVIDAVNDRPDAVIRESAELLYNLTVLWASVGVKPGQIWAEMDRRDRMFGIAEKLPKPPKRPRQVDAQPSGRRIVTLEGARRRKLA